The sequence ATCGATTTCGACAGGCCGGCAATGCCGAGTTTCGCCGCGCTGTAGTTAGCCTGCGCCAGATTGCCGATTAGGCCCGACGTGGACGTCATGTTCACGAAGGCGCCAGAGGCTTGCGCTTTCATCGGCTCGGCGGCCGCACGCGACACGTAGTAGCTGCCGTACAGATGCACCTTCAGCACGGCGTCCCATTCATCGTCGCTCATTTTGTGGAAAAAGCGGTCGCGCAGAATGCCAGCGTTGTTGACCACGATGTCCACGCGGCCGAACGCGTCGAGTGCGTTCTGCACGATGCGCTTCGCGTTTGAGGCATCGGCCACGCTGTCGGTGTTGGCTGCCGCCACGCCGCCGGCCGTTTCGATTTCCGTGACCACGCTCTGCGCCGGGCCCGCGTTCCGGCCTTCGCCGCCGAGAGACGCGCCCACGTCGTTGACCAGCACCTTGGCGCCCTGCTGCGCCATCAGCAACGCGATATCGCGGCCGATACCGCCACCTGCGCCCGTTATGATCGCCACCTTGCCTTCGAGCATCTGCTGCACTGTCATTCGAATCGTCTCCGCAATATGTTCCGGATCAGGTTGACCTAAACCTTTGCGGGCGACAATTTGGAATTACCGAAGACGCATTTCGTCTCCTATTAACCCGTAGTTTCGCCAATGGTGCCGGGCCGCGTTGCGGCGCAATACTTTTAATGCCCCCTTTGCAAACTGCATGCACGAGCGCCTTAGCAGCGACGTCGTGCGTGCGGTGCAGGAAGGCACCGTCGATATCGGTCTCGCAGCCGGCACCGTGCGCACGGACGGCTTGCAGGCGATGCCGTACCGGCGCGACCGGCTCGTGTTGGCCACGGCGCTGAGTCGTCCGGTGGCGGAATCAAAGAAGATCGCATTCGCCGACACGCTAGAGAACGACTTCATCGGGCCGACTGTGGAACCAATTTACCGACAATTGGGTGCGAACGATCAGACGGCAAAGGGCACGCAATGCCTCGCAGCATTGAAAGCGAAGCTTTCAGAACAATTTCCTTGAATCCATTAGGTCGCTGTTGCCCCTCGTTGCTGGCGTCGAAGCGCTCATTGCGCCGAGATGCCAGCAGGAACTTCGGGAGTGGACACACTTTTCATGCCATTCAGCCCGATCCCGACTCCCCAAAGCGCGGAAACCCCTGTAAAATAGCGCGCTCTGCGGGCGTCGTATAATGGTAATACCCTAGCTTCCCAAGCTAGAGCCGTGGGTTCGATTCCCATCGCCCGCTCCACTTTTGGCAGTGATTACGTCGAAGCCGCCTCGTCGAAGGCGGCTTTTTAGCATCCGCGGCGAGCGGCGCATGCCGCCGCATCGCCACTGAAGCCTCACGGCGCGCTGCGCTTTCGCCGTGCGAACCGCAGCGCCGCTCCTCCTCAGTAGTCAACGCAGTCACCGATGATTCACGATCCGAACGAAGACGGTCTCCCGCGCGAATCCGGCGCAGCCGACGACGCCGACGCGTCCACTCCCATCGACGGCGATACGCCCGAGAATCCGCTGCATCTGCGCCGCATCCGCAGCTTCGTCACGCGCGCCGGCCGCGTCTCGACCGGCCAGCGCCGCGCGATGGACGAACTCGGCCCGCGCTTCGTGGTCCCCTACGCAGCCACTGCGTTCGACTGGAACGCTACCTTCGGCCGTCCGGCGCCGCACATCCTGGAGATCGGCTTCGGCATGGGTGCGACGACCGCTGAAATCGCCGCGCAGCGTCCCGGCGACGACTTCATCGGCGTCGAAGTGCACGAACCGGGCGTCGGCGCGCTCTTGAAGCTGATGGGCGAACAGACGCTATCGAACATCCGCATCGTCCAGCACGATGCGGTCGAGGTGCTCGAACAGATGATCGCGCCGGAAAGCCTCGACGGCGTGCACATCTTCTTCCCCGACCCGTGGCACAAGGCGCGCCATCACAAGCGCCGCCTGATTCAGCCGAAGTTCGTCGCGCTTCTGGTCTCGCGCTTGAAGCCCGGCGCGTATCTGCACTGCGCAACCGATTGGCAGAACTACGCCGAGCAAATGCTCGAAGTGCTGAGCGCCGAACCCGCGCTCGCGAACACCGCCGACGCCTACGCGCCGCGCCCCGACTATCGTCCGGTGACGAAGTTCGAGCGACGCGGCCTGCGTCTCGGGCACGGCGTCTGGGATCTCGTGTTCAAGAAACGCGCCGCGTAAAAAGAAAAGGCTCGCATCAGCGGCGAGCCCCTAGCCCATAGCGCGGCGCCTCAATCAGCTCCAGTTCAGCCCGCCGCTGTAGCCGACGATCAGGACCAGCAACCCGAAGCCGATCCGATACCACGCGAACACCGTGAAATCGTGCGTCGCGATGTAGCGCAGCAGCCAGCGCACGCAGATGAACGCGCTCACGAACGCGGCCGCCATCCCGATCGTGAACAGATCGAGCATCTGGACCGGCGTCGCGTGCCAGGTCTTCACGATCTCGTAGAGCGTCGCGCCGACGATGATCGGGATCGCGAGAAAAAACGAAAACTCGGTGGCGACACGCCGGTCGAGCCCGAAGAGCATCCCGCCGATGATCGTCGACCCCGAGCGCGACACGCCGGGAATCAGCGCACAGCATTGCGCGCAGCCGACTTTCAGCGCGTCGAGCGGCGTCAAGGCATCGATCGACTGAACGCGCGGTGGCGCATCGCCGCGTTCGCGCTGGCGCGACTCCGCCCATAGGATGACGACGCCGCCCACCACGAGCGCGAGCGCCACCGGCACCGGCGCGTAGAGCACGGCCTTGATCGACTTTTCGAACATGAGCCCTAGCACGACGGCTGGAATCGTCGCGATGACGACATTGAGCGCAAAGCGCCGCGCGGCCGTTTGCGTCGCGAGGCCGGCGATCACCTCGCCGATGCGCCGCCGGTACTCCCAGCACACCGCGAGGATCGCGCCGAACTGGATGACGACATGGAAGGTCTTCGAGCCTTCGTCGGTGAAATCGAGCAAGCTGCCGACGACGATCAAGTGGCCTGTGCTCGACACCGGCAAAAACTCGGTCAATCCCTCGACGATGCCGAGGATCACCGCCTTGCAGATCAATATCCAATCCATCGATGGCCCTTTTGCGGATGTTGCCGCTCTCCGGCGGCATGGCGGAACGGACGGGAAAGGGCCCGGGAAACGCGCGGCCCCACGGCCGCGCGCACCTCACTTTTCGAGGATCTGCACGCGTATGCCGTTTGTAAGGATGGTGATTGTACCGGGTTCGTAGTTCACGCCGGCAAATTGAAGTTGCTCGGGCTTGAACGTGTAGATCGGATAGTTGGTGAGCAGCTGCGTCGCGAGCAATCCGGCAGCCGCGCTGATCTGCTGCGCGTAGGCGTGGCCCTGGCCGTCCACGCTGACGTTGTCGACGGTCGGCTCCTTGAGCACGACCGATCGGCTCGGGCCGTCGTACGCGAGCTGGCTCGACAGCGTGAAGGTGGCGTCCACCGGCTGCTGCAGGAACGGGCTCGCGAAGTGCGCGTCGAGCCGCACGCTCACGCGATTCGTGTCCGGCAAGAGGCCGACGACGGGATTGGCGAGCGTGACGTTGAACACCTGGGAGACCGTGCGCTGGAACGGAAACTTGCGCTGCACGGCTTCCTGCACCTGATCCCTCGAGAACGTGTAGTGATCCGGGATGAACGGAAACGTGGCGGTAGCACAGGCGCCGAGCGACACGCCGATGCTTGCCGCCGCAAACGCCGCGATCAGAAACCGTCGCCGCGTGGACGCTCTCGCGTGAGTCATGCAAAACCTCCTGCTCTTCGATGCTTCGATGTTTTGGATCGCTTGGGCACGCTGGCCCGCGCAAAGTTCTACCGCGGCGGTTCGCGGGCTTCCTTCGTTTTACCTTCGATTAGCGGGCGGCGGGCCGAGTCGCGGCTTCGAGCTGCGTGAGCCAGGCGATGGCATGCGCGCGCGACGTGCCGCACATCTCGGCCTGCGGCTGCAATCCGGAGCAGCAGGCGGGCCGCTCGGGACGCCCGAAGACCGCGCAGCGGTGATCGTCGCCGAGCTGCGCGCAGCGCACGCCTGCGGGTTTGCCGTCGGGCATGCCGGGGATCGGGCTCGTGATCGAGGGCGCGATGCAGCACGCGCCGCAATCGGGACGGCACGCGTGATCGGCAACGACGGGAGCGGCAACGGCATTCACGGCTAAATCGGGTCCTGGGTAATACAGCAGCGACGACAGCGAATTGATGCGACAAATCGAGCGGCAAGCCACGCAGCCCAACCGCACGGAGCCCGTATTGTGCCTGCATTGCGCAATTTGTCGCATGCGGCGCTATTACACAAGGCGCCAAGACGGCACCCGCTTACACTGACTGCGCTCCCGCTAACGAAGGCTTCCCATGGATTCCGTCGACTCCCTGTTTCATCCCGACCTGCTTGCCAAATACAGCGCGAACGGCCCACGGTACACGTCTTATCCCACCGCCCTTCAGTTCCGCGACGATTTCGACACCGCCGACTACTTCCGCGCCGCACGCGACTCCGGCGCGTCCGCGAGCGAATTGTCGCTGTACTTTCACATCCCGTTTTGCGACACCGTCTGCTTCTACTGCGGCTGCAACAAGGTCGTGACCAAGAACCGCGCCCGCTCGGTGCCCTACCTCGAGCGCATGAAGCGCGAGCTGGCGTTGCAGGCGTCGCGCTTCGACGTCACGCGGCCCGTCACGCAGTTGCATCTGGGCGGCGGCACGCCCACGTTTTTCAACGACGGCCAATTGACCGAGCTGATGGCCGCCGCGCGCGAACACTTCGTGCTCGTGCCGGACGTCGACGCCGAATATTCGATCGAAGTCGATCCGCGTGAAGCGGACCCGAAGACGATCGTCCATCTGCGCACGCTCGGCTTCAATCGCCTGAGCCTCGGCGTGCAGGACTTCGATCCGGTCGTGCAGGCCGCGATCAACCGCATCCAGCCGCTCGAGATGACCGCCGACGTCATGCGCGCCGCGCGCGCGTCGGGCTTCAAATCGATCAGCGTCGACCTGATCTACGGGCTGCCGCATCAAACCGTCGACAGCTTCAGCCGCACGCTCGACACGATGCTCGCGCTCGCGCCGGACCGTCTCTCGGTTTTCGGTTACGCGCACATGCCGCAGCTCTTCAAGAT comes from Trinickia violacea and encodes:
- a CDS encoding SDR family NAD(P)-dependent oxidoreductase, coding for MLEGKVAIITGAGGGIGRDIALLMAQQGAKVLVNDVGASLGGEGRNAGPAQSVVTEIETAGGVAAANTDSVADASNAKRIVQNALDAFGRVDIVVNNAGILRDRFFHKMSDDEWDAVLKVHLYGSYYVSRAAAEPMKAQASGAFVNMTSTSGLIGNLAQANYSAAKLGIAGLSKSIALDLDKFGVRSNCIAPFAWSRMISSIKVDSDEQAARVEKIKQMTPAKIAPLAVFLASDSARDVNGQIFAVRNNEIFLMSQPRPVRSVQRSEGWTPQSIAEHAIPALRPSFHSLDVSADVFSWDPV
- a CDS encoding LysR substrate-binding domain-containing protein, which produces MRAVQEGTVDIGLAAGTVRTDGLQAMPYRRDRLVLATALSRPVAESKKIAFADTLENDFIGPTVEPIYRQLGANDQTAKGTQCLAALKAKLSEQFP
- the trmB gene encoding tRNA (guanosine(46)-N7)-methyltransferase TrmB; the encoded protein is MIHDPNEDGLPRESGAADDADASTPIDGDTPENPLHLRRIRSFVTRAGRVSTGQRRAMDELGPRFVVPYAATAFDWNATFGRPAPHILEIGFGMGATTAEIAAQRPGDDFIGVEVHEPGVGALLKLMGEQTLSNIRIVQHDAVEVLEQMIAPESLDGVHIFFPDPWHKARHHKRRLIQPKFVALLVSRLKPGAYLHCATDWQNYAEQMLEVLSAEPALANTADAYAPRPDYRPVTKFERRGLRLGHGVWDLVFKKRAA
- a CDS encoding undecaprenyl-diphosphate phosphatase, whose amino-acid sequence is MDWILICKAVILGIVEGLTEFLPVSSTGHLIVVGSLLDFTDEGSKTFHVVIQFGAILAVCWEYRRRIGEVIAGLATQTAARRFALNVVIATIPAVVLGLMFEKSIKAVLYAPVPVALALVVGGVVILWAESRQRERGDAPPRVQSIDALTPLDALKVGCAQCCALIPGVSRSGSTIIGGMLFGLDRRVATEFSFFLAIPIIVGATLYEIVKTWHATPVQMLDLFTIGMAAAFVSAFICVRWLLRYIATHDFTVFAWYRIGFGLLVLIVGYSGGLNWS
- a CDS encoding DUF1439 domain-containing protein, which codes for MTHARASTRRRFLIAAFAAASIGVSLGACATATFPFIPDHYTFSRDQVQEAVQRKFPFQRTVSQVFNVTLANPVVGLLPDTNRVSVRLDAHFASPFLQQPVDATFTLSSQLAYDGPSRSVVLKEPTVDNVSVDGQGHAYAQQISAAAGLLATQLLTNYPIYTFKPEQLQFAGVNYEPGTITILTNGIRVQILEK
- a CDS encoding YkgJ family cysteine cluster protein, which codes for MNAVAAPVVADHACRPDCGACCIAPSITSPIPGMPDGKPAGVRCAQLGDDHRCAVFGRPERPACCSGLQPQAEMCGTSRAHAIAWLTQLEAATRPAAR
- the hemN gene encoding oxygen-independent coproporphyrinogen III oxidase produces the protein MDSVDSLFHPDLLAKYSANGPRYTSYPTALQFRDDFDTADYFRAARDSGASASELSLYFHIPFCDTVCFYCGCNKVVTKNRARSVPYLERMKRELALQASRFDVTRPVTQLHLGGGTPTFFNDGQLTELMAAAREHFVLVPDVDAEYSIEVDPREADPKTIVHLRTLGFNRLSLGVQDFDPVVQAAINRIQPLEMTADVMRAARASGFKSISVDLIYGLPHQTVDSFSRTLDTMLALAPDRLSVFGYAHMPQLFKMQRQMDASAMPSPAERLAILRHVVERLTSAGYVYIGMDHFALPTDELALAQAKRTLHRNFQGYSTHADCDLIGIGASSIGKVGDVYVQNAKDLPGYAAAIDAGELAIQRGVRLTADDRVRRDIITQLMCNLELRYDEIEVVYGIRFAEAFAAELERLAAFAADGLIALGSNKLEVLPAGRMLVRNIAMVFDRYLGQQPMKRFSRTI